Proteins from a genomic interval of Sphingobacterium lactis:
- a CDS encoding acyl-CoA dehydrogenase family protein encodes MQLTQFTPEHHAFRESLKSFVQKEITPFVDEWEKKNEIDRDIWKKMGDMGYLGLIYPEQYGGLDLDFFYSLIFCEELSQCYSGGFTISALVIQYMSAPYLLKYGSEELKEKYLSKVIAGDLVSAVAITEPGAGSDVQRIKTTAIRDGDYFIVNGSKTFITNGYYGDFFVTAVKTRPELGARGISLLLIDRHAAGVTANKIEKMGWHASDTAELGFNEVRVPVSHLIGEEGQGFRYLMGGLQLERLTAAIHSVATAESAIQYTLAYIKERSAFDKQLKDIQVIRHRMSQIMAEVETVKAYVYHCCALQNEGKYAVKECSIAKLQASELAIKVVNTCLQFFGGYGFTEDYKIARLYRDVRVGNIIGGTSEIMLEILSKIFIDGVDYNRG; translated from the coding sequence ATGCAATTAACACAATTTACCCCGGAGCACCACGCTTTCCGGGAGAGCTTAAAATCGTTTGTACAGAAAGAAATAACCCCATTTGTTGATGAATGGGAGAAAAAGAATGAGATCGATCGGGACATTTGGAAAAAAATGGGAGACATGGGGTACCTCGGTCTCATCTATCCCGAACAATATGGTGGTTTAGACTTAGACTTCTTTTATTCCCTCATTTTCTGTGAGGAACTATCCCAATGTTATTCCGGTGGATTTACCATTTCTGCTTTGGTTATCCAATACATGTCGGCACCATATCTTTTGAAATATGGTAGTGAAGAATTGAAGGAAAAATATTTGTCGAAAGTTATCGCCGGGGATTTGGTGAGTGCTGTTGCTATTACCGAGCCGGGTGCTGGATCCGATGTTCAGCGGATTAAAACAACGGCCATTCGAGATGGCGATTATTTCATAGTGAATGGATCAAAGACATTTATTACGAATGGTTACTATGGTGATTTTTTCGTTACGGCAGTCAAAACGCGTCCGGAATTAGGGGCTAGGGGAATCAGCTTATTGCTTATCGATCGACATGCAGCAGGAGTGACGGCCAATAAAATTGAAAAAATGGGCTGGCATGCTTCGGATACCGCAGAGTTAGGTTTCAATGAGGTTCGGGTACCGGTTTCTCACCTGATCGGTGAGGAGGGGCAGGGATTTCGCTATTTGATGGGTGGCTTGCAATTGGAACGGTTGACAGCAGCGATCCATAGTGTGGCAACAGCTGAGTCAGCTATTCAATATACTCTAGCTTATATTAAGGAACGTTCAGCATTTGATAAACAGCTGAAAGATATTCAAGTAATCCGTCATCGCATGTCACAAATTATGGCGGAGGTAGAAACGGTTAAAGCGTATGTGTACCATTGCTGCGCCTTGCAAAATGAAGGTAAATATGCTGTTAAGGAGTGTTCCATTGCCAAATTGCAAGCAAGTGAACTTGCAATTAAAGTCGTGAACACATGCCTTCAATTTTTTGGTGGCTATGGCTTTACCGAAGATTACAAGATTGCACGCCTTTATCGGGACGTACGCGTTGGAAATATCATCGGTGGTACATCAGAGATCATGTTGGAAATCTTATCGAAAATATTTATCGATGGGGTGGACTATAACAGGGGTTAA
- a CDS encoding class I SAM-dependent methyltransferase, with the protein MAAFNDNFSKQASIYAQFRPSYPHELYDYLQSLSPAQALAWDCGTGNGQSAIHLADYFDHVHASDPSEAQIENAFEHERVSYHVETAEKPSLSDNSVDLITVAQAIHWFQIDQFYEVAKRVMKKNGIIAIWAYATPTINPEIDRILLDFHDRIVGPYWPEEINLLRQGYMTIPFPFREIEPPEFYIRKSFKLQDLLGHLLTWSATQRFIQQEQVNPIGKLQDQLMPLWADPQKTKQVTWKIMMRVGKLPS; encoded by the coding sequence ATGGCAGCATTCAATGACAATTTTTCTAAGCAGGCATCGATATATGCTCAGTTTAGACCATCCTACCCTCATGAATTGTACGACTACTTACAGAGTCTCAGTCCCGCTCAGGCATTAGCTTGGGACTGTGGCACGGGCAATGGCCAATCGGCCATTCACTTGGCAGATTACTTTGACCATGTTCATGCTTCGGATCCGAGTGAAGCACAAATCGAGAATGCTTTTGAGCATGAGCGGGTCAGTTATCATGTAGAAACCGCAGAAAAACCTTCTTTATCGGATAATTCTGTGGATTTAATAACGGTAGCCCAAGCAATCCATTGGTTCCAAATCGATCAATTTTATGAAGTGGCAAAACGTGTAATGAAGAAAAATGGAATCATCGCGATCTGGGCGTATGCCACTCCAACCATCAATCCGGAGATTGATCGAATTCTTCTTGATTTCCATGATCGGATTGTGGGACCATACTGGCCAGAAGAAATTAACCTGTTGCGCCAAGGGTATATGACGATTCCTTTTCCGTTCCGCGAGATCGAACCACCGGAATTTTATATCCGAAAAAGCTTCAAATTGCAAGACCTCTTGGGTCACTTACTTACCTGGTCAGCAACACAGCGTTTCATCCAGCAGGAACAGGTCAATCCTATCGGAAAGCTACAGGATCAATTGATGCCGTTATGGGCAGATCCCCAGAAAACGAAACAGGTCACCTGGAAGATTATGATGCGCGTTGGTAAGTTACCAAGCTAA
- a CDS encoding GNAT family N-acetyltransferase codes for MITLLPFETSDYTQLIAWVGSERLLFQFAGQRFQFPLTCHQLAAHLQDPNRYVFKVFCKERNRVVGHAEISDCGSGKGVICRMLIGEENLRNLGYGRMTLQALIEFARKQLHMDQLFLNVYHWNKAAISCYQQVGFQIIPFKKRYILFNEERWEVLRMQYIG; via the coding sequence ATGATTACGTTGCTTCCATTTGAAACCTCAGATTACACCCAATTGATAGCGTGGGTGGGAAGCGAACGACTATTGTTCCAGTTTGCTGGCCAAAGGTTCCAATTCCCATTAACATGCCACCAACTAGCAGCACACCTCCAAGATCCCAACAGGTATGTGTTCAAAGTATTCTGCAAGGAAAGAAACCGAGTAGTGGGGCATGCAGAAATTTCTGATTGTGGTTCAGGAAAAGGAGTAATCTGCAGGATGTTGATTGGCGAAGAAAATCTGCGCAACTTGGGTTATGGACGTATGACCTTACAGGCACTCATCGAATTTGCTCGCAAGCAACTACACATGGATCAATTATTCCTCAATGTATACCATTGGAATAAAGCTGCCATCTCTTGTTATCAACAAGTTGGATTCCAGATCATCCCCTTTAAAAAACGGTATATCCTGTTTAACGAAGAACGCTGGGAAGTACTTCGCATGCAGTATATCGGCTAA